From the Trifolium pratense cultivar HEN17-A07 linkage group LG4, ARS_RC_1.1, whole genome shotgun sequence genome, the window TTGTACATAGTTGACATACTTCAGAAAAGGAgaatttccttaaaaaaaaaaaaaaaaaaaaaaagaggaaggaGAACATGTTTGATAGGAGGACAAATACATGAATTTAtgcaaattttttgttttacttgATTTAAAGTAATCTAAGGGGAAATTCCATTTGTAGGgggaattttttgttttaatttatgcaaattccattttttgttatatatgtTCATAGATAGATACAAAAAAGATCAAAATTTTATCTTCCATAAAGCCTCTGCCTTCTAATCACAAGTTGGGGTGATCtgcaaaaataaacataaaaatgcAAGTCAATTACAATTACCGTGGAAACTTGTCCATAATTAAAGATATGACTCAAGCAAAAGCTTTTTCAAGTAAATTTAATTCATActcaaagaaagaaagatataCCGAAACTTAATGTCACAACTTCCCATTCCTACAAATCGGTTCTTGAGATCTGTCAGATTCTTCGAATTATATCGTGCAAATGGCATACATGATAAGGATATCTGAAACTCCTCCAAAATTGTTGCTTTCTCTAAGAAAAACTCGACGAATTGGATTTCATGTGTAAATCCATCAAAATTTGTAATGTGAAGCTTCTTGAAAGAAGATTTGAAACAACAAGGCACTGGAAGTAATGTCCAACCATGATGATCTCTTAATGTGTAATATCCCTGAgtacaaataaaaatgaattaacaagtcaataaatgaaaataatatcaTTGTTTTAACCTTGAGTGAAATGAGGCAAATTAAACAGGATATAAAGTGTACCAGAGGAAAAACAAGAACTTCCAATTTAGGACACCTTAAAAGGAATTGCGTGAATGATTTTCTAGTAAGAAAGTTCGTCTCTAAATCCAGACAAAGATGTGTCCAATTGTGGAACTCCGGAAGGAGATGGAAATTGTGATTTACATAGGGAGGAGGTTCCTAGaaaaggaaacaaaagttgATTCACATAGAAAACACAATTAAAGGCAACAACATTCGTCGATACAATCATCACAATTTAGGCAATAAGGGTCGAAACGAATGGTCAATATTTTCAATGTCGAAATAGCAATTGTGATTTGCTTTATGTACAACCAATAACAACAATTCAAAGTTAACTCTTCTAGGAGAGGGCACccagaaaaaaaattcttcaactGATTCGTCATTTGCAAAGGTAGCATATGAAAGATTTAACGTCTTTAAGTCTAGGGAACTGAATACTATTAGAAATATATAGAGTATATCCACCAAGATTTAATGTTAGTTTACTCAATGAATAAGATGCTGAGAAACCACGGGGTAACTAACACACAACTAGTATTTAGATATTTTCGATCATCTTCTATGGTAAATTGAAGATCTTGGACTTTAAGGCCGAGTAGAAAAGTTACCAAGGAAGTAAGTAACTTTGTGTGCATCAAGAGTAACTCGGGGTATACGAATGGTGAGCCTTTTAATTTCCATTAGATGATCATTAGATTTGTCAAGTAATGTGGCGACTACATCTAAGATTAATGAAATCAATACCCCGATGAAATCAATATCTCGATAATCATTAGATTTGTGAAGTAATGTGGCGACTACAGCGGTGTATGGTGCAAAAACTGCAGCCTAATCCTATTTCTAAAGTTGACCTTCCGAGCTAGCAATTCAGAATCAATACCTCGATGCAATCAATATCTCGATGAAAATTCACAGAAAATTTGtgatatgatttttttgttttaacatGTTTTTGTAACTAATTGTTGGTTAGTTAGTAAGTTAGTTACTCTAGTTAGCTTGTTAACCAAGCAATACACTACAATTTGTATCTCTATAAATTGTAACtaattgttagttagttagtaagTTAGTGCTTATTGATGAAACTattccctctctctctctcactctcttccACTCTAACAGTAAGATCTCTGTTTcaacttctttttctttggttACAACCGTTTCTTCTCCGTTTCCACCGTCTTCCTCCACTTTTCAAGAAACCTCCCGGCGTTAACTTTTCTAGTTTTACTGAATACAAATTCTTCATTCTTTATTAATATTTACACTTGTCATCATAGGACTGGCTCGGAATCGCACTTTTCGGCGACGATTTCTTGAAAGACAGAGGTGATATTTTACTATGAATCGATTTCTGAAGCTTGGCTTTCTTTTATTGATTGTCCTTGAGGTgaatttttctgatttttagtTTTAGCTAAGTCTCTTTTAATGTTGTTTTACTTCAATTCTTGAGCGATACTTCGTTTCCACCGTTTAGAACCGCAGATTGGAAATCGGAGATTACTGTTTCCGATCAGAGATTGCTCAAGACTTTGCTACCGGAATTGAAACACGACAGATTATCTTTACGAGCTGTTCGTGTCGAGTCGATTTTTGGCGCGTTAATCTTCATATCATCATTGAGGTTAGTTGCACATTTTTTATTTACGttagttagtttttttgttaaaaaactgATAGATTTTTTCGATTTAACTCTTAGAACCGGAGATTCCTTTGGTAAAAGACGGAGTGATAACGGTTTATCTTTAGAAgctgtttgaactttgaagcgTGAGGAATCAATTTTTGGCGCTCTGTTTTTGTTAATCCATCAAAATCTTCAGAAGAGAGGTTAATTGCACATTTTTCTATTTAATAACTAAtactatactatttttttttgttaattctaATTAGTATTGTAATCTTGATTAGAAGTTGTCGTAGATTATAAGTTGTTCCCTAGTTTTAGTCAATTCTGTTAATTAGTATTGTAATCTTGATTAGAAGTTGTCTTAAGTAAAGAGATAGTTGGATTAAAATCTTAAAGCCCATACTTGAATGTTTGTTAAAGgtccaattattatttttgttgtgaaTGTTAAAAGgtccaattattatttttatctgtcttccattgaaatattaaaatcctAGTATTATTTGatcataatcattttttttactaaatttgttCATAATCATACACTCTAGACTTGATTAATCATAGAAAATTTTATTGCaattaatgtttttattgttgtttttttaatagaatGGCAGGGAGAGAAGAAAAATGTCCAGTCTGTAAGTTTCTACATAAGAAGTGCAAAGGAGCTTATTGTCCGATGCTGCCTTATTCCATAAGACATTTACCAGTAATAATCTTAAAAAATGGATGGCGGAGAGAAATATCGACCAAGAGCGTTGGGACTTAATTGCTGCTCTGGCTTGGGAGGCTTCCCAAAGAAAACTTAATCCAATCTCCGGTAGCCATGGAGCCTATATGGTGGTTGCTGGACAGAAAGTGAATCACAACAATAttcttaaaaatgaaaaagctacCCTCCAACTCAGAATTCACCAACTTGAGGCTCGAGTTAATGAGCAGAACAATTAATGCTCCTATCCGGTTAACAATCAATGCAGATGAATCAGAAGGGCAGTTCCACTAGTAATTTTTTGATTGATAATAGCATCATTTTTAGATATTCGTTTGTGAATTAAAACTATTACTTGTTTCGTATTCATGTTTGAAGAATTTTAGTGAATTAACACTATTACTTGTTTCAGAATTTTGGTATACATAATTCGTTACACAAGCAGGTTACACAAGCAGGGAATCGCGAACTAATTCGCAACTGAAAGGaatatgagaaaaaaataatataaaacctgTATTGGAAGCCAAAGAGCTGTATTTATTTCATTACAAATACTTCAGTGCCCTATAAATACTAAATAGTGCTGAAATATAACTGAACTTAGAAAATAAATTCCCTAAAATTATTACCCTTGAAAAAAGT encodes:
- the LOC123922380 gene encoding uncharacterized protein LOC123922380 — encoded protein: MEIKRLTIRIPRVTLDAHKEPPPYVNHNFHLLPEFHNWTHLCLDLETNFLTRKSFTQFLLRCPKLEVLVFPLGYYTLRDHHGWTLLPVPCCFKSSFKKLHITNFDGFTHEIQFVEFFLEKATILEEFQISLSCMPFARYNSKNLTDLKNRFVGMGSCDIKFRSPQLVIRRQRLYGR